In Juglans regia cultivar Chandler chromosome 13, Walnut 2.0, whole genome shotgun sequence, the following proteins share a genomic window:
- the LOC108985322 gene encoding protein HHL1, chloroplastic isoform X1, which yields MEVGMSLNALIRLPLSSSRTIEDGLVKHSLCSSRRMTQQPQQRQKHVLVVQAKGRKGMQARQFQRQPPPSLPKIEDDGNPRFVIFIRIANVYLWYPLSLITGGTTAKIMVAAKDNFLGKYIYKDTLARNLAAVIYRDEKAIQKTAFKQYRVLRTATDFRYGYKIVENGNVRAALSTTDVIELPTQDELKTVLDKVKDFFGDAKESFGKLTALNSSTTDELEEKSKEKAKVKG from the exons ATGGAGGTGGGTATGTCTCTGAACGCGCTGATTCGGCTTCCCTTATCGAGTTCGAGGACAATTGAAGATGGGTTAGTCAAGCATTCACTCTGTTCTTCTAGGAGAATGACCCAGCAGCCTCAGCAGAGGCAGAAGCACGTGTTGGTGGTTCAAGCGAAGGGAAGAAAAGGAATGCAAGCTCGTCAGTTTCAGAGGCAGCCGCCTCCTTCCTTGCCCAAAATAGAAGACGACGGCAACCCCAGATTTGTCATCTTCATTCGTATAGCTAAT GTTTATCTTTGGTATCCACTTAGCCTAATTACAGGTGGCACCACTGCCAAAATCATGGTTGCAGCCAAGGATAACTTTTTGGGGAAATACATATACAAAGATACACTTGCTAGAAATCTTGCGGCAGTTATTTACCGT GATGAGAAGGCAATACAAAAGACGGCATTTAAGCAGTATCGTGTATTGCGAACAGCTACTGACTTCAGATATGGTTACAAAATAGTG GAAAATGGCAATGTGAGAGCTGCACTTTCTACCACAGATGTTATTGAG CTGCCAACGCAAGATGAGCTCAAAACGGTGCTTGATAAAGTGAAAGACTTCTTCGGGGATGCAAAAGAATCTTTTGGGAAGCTGACAGCTCTGAATTCTAGCACAACAGATGAGTTAGAGGAAAAGTCTAAAGAGAAAGCGAA GGTTAAAGGCTGA
- the LOC108985322 gene encoding protein HHL1, chloroplastic isoform X2: MEVGMSLNALIRLPLSSSRTIEDGLVKHSLCSSRRMTQQPQQRQKHVLVVQAKGRKGMQARQFQRQPPPSLPKIEDDGNPRFVIFIRIANVYLWYPLSLITGGTTAKIMVAAKDNFLGKYIYKDTLARNLAAVIYRDEKAIQKTAFKQYRVLRTATDFRYGYKIVENGNVRAALSTTDVIELPTQDELKTVLDKVKDFFGDAKESFGKLTALNSSTTDELEEKSKEKAK, encoded by the exons ATGGAGGTGGGTATGTCTCTGAACGCGCTGATTCGGCTTCCCTTATCGAGTTCGAGGACAATTGAAGATGGGTTAGTCAAGCATTCACTCTGTTCTTCTAGGAGAATGACCCAGCAGCCTCAGCAGAGGCAGAAGCACGTGTTGGTGGTTCAAGCGAAGGGAAGAAAAGGAATGCAAGCTCGTCAGTTTCAGAGGCAGCCGCCTCCTTCCTTGCCCAAAATAGAAGACGACGGCAACCCCAGATTTGTCATCTTCATTCGTATAGCTAAT GTTTATCTTTGGTATCCACTTAGCCTAATTACAGGTGGCACCACTGCCAAAATCATGGTTGCAGCCAAGGATAACTTTTTGGGGAAATACATATACAAAGATACACTTGCTAGAAATCTTGCGGCAGTTATTTACCGT GATGAGAAGGCAATACAAAAGACGGCATTTAAGCAGTATCGTGTATTGCGAACAGCTACTGACTTCAGATATGGTTACAAAATAGTG GAAAATGGCAATGTGAGAGCTGCACTTTCTACCACAGATGTTATTGAG CTGCCAACGCAAGATGAGCTCAAAACGGTGCTTGATAAAGTGAAAGACTTCTTCGGGGATGCAAAAGAATCTTTTGGGAAGCTGACAGCTCTGAATTCTAGCACAACAGATGAGTTAGAGGAAAAGTCTAAAGAGAAAGCGAAGTGA